One region of bacterium genomic DNA includes:
- a CDS encoding ATP-binding cassette domain-containing protein yields MTAAADTLAIRDLTKVFRIRTRGFRHADLKAVDDVTLSIAPGRTLAVVGESGSGKTTLARLILRLLEPTEGTVLLEDADITAMEGAELEDVRGRMQIVFQDPYDSLSPWQTVGRTVAEPLLLHEDLTMKQASGRVAEMLERVGLSPEHARRYPHELSGGQAQRVGIARAMVTEPALVVLDEPTSSLDMSVQSQILLLLQSLQEEMDISYLFISHDLSVVRYIAHDLAVMYLGKVVESGPAAEIFASPRHPYTEALLRAAPRPDPSHKTDHVYLVGEQPSALDRAPGCPLYGRCPIAEDVCADTPQVLVDIGAQHRVACWKRT; encoded by the coding sequence ATGACCGCGGCCGCCGACACCCTGGCGATCAGGGACCTCACCAAGGTCTTCCGGATCAGGACGAGAGGCTTCCGCCACGCCGACCTCAAGGCGGTCGACGACGTCACCCTCTCCATCGCGCCCGGGCGCACCCTGGCCGTGGTGGGCGAGTCCGGATCGGGCAAGACCACGCTGGCCCGCCTCATCCTCCGCCTCCTGGAGCCCACCGAGGGGACGGTGCTCCTCGAGGACGCCGACATCACCGCCATGGAAGGCGCCGAGCTGGAGGACGTGCGGGGCCGGATGCAGATCGTCTTCCAGGACCCCTACGACTCCCTCTCGCCCTGGCAGACGGTGGGCCGTACCGTGGCCGAGCCGCTGCTGCTGCACGAGGACCTCACCATGAAGCAGGCATCCGGGCGGGTGGCAGAGATGCTGGAGCGGGTGGGCCTCAGCCCCGAGCACGCCCGCCGCTACCCCCACGAGCTCTCCGGAGGCCAGGCCCAGCGGGTGGGCATCGCCCGGGCCATGGTCACCGAGCCCGCCCTGGTGGTGCTCGACGAGCCCACCTCATCGCTGGACATGTCGGTCCAGTCCCAGATCCTCCTCCTGCTCCAGTCGCTCCAGGAGGAGATGGACATCTCCTACCTGTTCATCTCCCACGACCTGTCGGTGGTCCGCTACATCGCCCACGACCTGGCCGTCATGTACCTGGGCAAGGTGGTGGAGTCGGGCCCCGCCGCCGAGATATTCGCCTCGCCCCGCCACCCCTACACCGAGGCGCTGCTGCGGGCCGCCCCCCGTCCCGACCCCTCCCACAAGACCGACCACGTCTACCTGGTCGGCGAGCAGCCCTCCGCCCTGGACCGGGCCCCGGGCTGCCCCCTCTACGGGAGGTGCCCGATCGCCGAGGACGTCTGCGCCGACACCCCCCAGGTGCTGGTGGACATCGGCGCCCAACACCGCGTCGCCTGCTGGAAGCGGACTTGA
- a CDS encoding sulfite oxidase yields the protein MSTSSSDGLMVSRVRAELSQPRVSQLGEFITPNHLFFVRDHFVNRPALSDDEWRLHLTGVGVQDTAVSLADLRDLPSKSLTVTLECAGNGGYGRGADRQQHHMRTMVGTAVWRGVPVTALFEDEIPPEVTEFVFRGYDGGEDPDEPVPIDCYTRSIPRAKVLDGDTLLVYEMNGEPLPREHGFPVRLIVPGWYGMDSVKWLRSIEARTTPLGHFYDDHKYRAQWTDAGLQAGRRVREMGVKSLVLSPSNGQRILLGDIPISGLAWAGQRDVTSVDISFDGGQSWQPTELGDEVRPYSWRAWSLTHEADEVGPLDFMVRAVDSAGRAQPMEALPARNYEANWVQRVLVFVVAGLEP from the coding sequence ATGTCTACTAGCTCCAGCGACGGCTTGATGGTCTCTCGGGTGAGGGCAGAACTCAGCCAGCCGCGGGTGTCACAACTGGGCGAGTTCATCACTCCGAATCACCTGTTCTTTGTCAGGGACCACTTTGTCAACCGGCCGGCACTCTCTGATGATGAGTGGCGGCTGCATCTTACGGGAGTCGGTGTCCAGGACACGGCCGTCTCGCTCGCCGACCTCAGAGACCTGCCGTCAAAGTCCCTGACCGTGACCCTGGAGTGTGCGGGCAATGGAGGTTACGGCAGGGGTGCCGACCGGCAGCAACACCATATGAGGACCATGGTGGGGACGGCAGTCTGGCGAGGCGTTCCGGTCACGGCCTTGTTCGAGGACGAGATCCCACCGGAGGTCACGGAGTTCGTCTTTCGAGGCTATGACGGCGGTGAGGATCCCGACGAGCCGGTCCCGATCGACTGCTACACAAGGAGCATTCCCAGAGCCAAGGTTCTTGACGGCGATACGCTGCTCGTCTACGAGATGAACGGTGAGCCCCTACCTCGAGAGCATGGGTTCCCGGTCCGGTTGATAGTGCCGGGCTGGTACGGCATGGATTCGGTGAAGTGGCTCAGGTCTATCGAGGCAAGAACCACACCGCTCGGCCATTTCTACGACGATCACAAGTACAGGGCCCAGTGGACGGATGCGGGCTTGCAAGCCGGACGGCGAGTACGCGAGATGGGAGTGAAGTCGTTGGTCCTGTCCCCTTCGAATGGTCAGCGGATCCTCCTCGGGGACATACCCATCTCGGGGTTAGCATGGGCGGGTCAACGTGACGTGACCAGCGTGGATATCAGCTTTGACGGTGGCCAGAGCTGGCAACCCACCGAACTCGGCGATGAGGTGCGGCCGTACAGTTGGAGGGCTTGGAGCCTGACGCACGAGGCGGATGAAGTGGGTCCGCTGGACTTCATGGTCAGGGCCGTCGACTCCGCGGGTCGCGCACAGCCCATGGAGGCGCTGCCTGCGCGCAACTACGAGGCCAACTGGGTGCAGCGGGTGCTCGTGTTCGTGGTTGCCGGCTTGGAGCCGTAG
- a CDS encoding SDR family NAD(P)-dependent oxidoreductase: protein MVITPDLIVVFGAAGGMGRAVTRLARNQGFRVIGYDKFPRIDDEFEVRELDACDPVEVEKGLSDALRHANGGRVAVVDAVGVPSRGTVADVTPEEFDRVININLRSAYLITQGLVRLLRSGACSWAGIIHIASGAGALGATDRFAYSVAKAGLLGLCKQVARDFKDDSFRIVAISPGLVDTDFATPMLTAEEREEYRERRADSISADGIAELALWTIRHGMIAMHGGSLDVY from the coding sequence ATGGTTATCACCCCCGACCTCATCGTCGTATTCGGCGCAGCAGGCGGTATGGGCAGGGCGGTTACCCGACTGGCCCGGAATCAAGGCTTCCGGGTCATCGGCTACGACAAGTTCCCACGGATCGATGACGAGTTCGAGGTCCGTGAACTGGACGCATGCGATCCGGTTGAAGTGGAGAAGGGGCTCTCGGACGCCCTCCGCCACGCGAACGGTGGTCGCGTAGCGGTTGTCGATGCCGTGGGAGTGCCAAGTCGGGGCACGGTTGCGGACGTGACGCCCGAGGAGTTCGATCGGGTCATCAACATCAACCTACGATCGGCCTACCTCATCACCCAGGGACTCGTTCGCCTGCTCCGGTCAGGAGCATGTTCGTGGGCCGGGATCATCCACATAGCGTCCGGAGCAGGCGCTCTCGGCGCCACGGATAGGTTCGCCTACAGCGTCGCGAAGGCCGGTCTGCTGGGGCTGTGCAAGCAGGTGGCCCGGGACTTCAAGGACGACTCCTTCAGGATCGTGGCGATAAGTCCCGGCCTCGTAGACACCGATTTCGCCACTCCGATGTTGACCGCCGAGGAGCGTGAGGAGTACCGGGAGCGTCGGGCTGACTCCATCTCAGCCGACGGGATCGCAGAGCTAGCCCTGTGGACCATCCGGCATGGCATGATCGCCATGCATGGAGGCTCTCTGGATGTCTACTAG
- a CDS encoding ABC transporter substrate-binding protein, translating to MIRSRVWVAALLAMALVAAACGGDDPEPAAAPTTAAATTATTAAMAEETTTTAAMVEETTTTAAEVTTTTQLTGIELAGGEGSCAPEPEAAPPRGVAPVDGMTIVRAISGDVSTIDPRRNFEARASEMVANMYDQLTTFHLVPNADGVLVADSTRPQGLLAESWDFNEDCTSVIFTLRQGVKFHHTGNEMTAEDVRWSFLRAAYLDGGGWFDHAVIGLYDFGSESDIETAITVIDDYHIRFDFNKPTPFPLHVLSNAGVTVYDSEVLMAHATDDDPWAHEYLKTNDVGTGPFYLEKLEPGVEIVLKRNDDYYLGPAQAERIILRVIPDAAQQAALLTAGEIDFAEAVPVTAIPDLRDQGVKVTTVGGNNQAVMYMNPTKEPFDDVNFRQAISYAYPYDDVLEGVYFGAASRGGGPIPSTTPSYNPDAPFYSQDLDKARELLAASSYDGRTLDLYIDGTLAFAPELAIVVQASLAQIGVDVNIVRLDSGQFRDNVFAQDGDVRINPMEFFLFYFGSGSWVNEPQYHMELFWEPNAFAMRSNYENPEVTEKLIAAKFLSPADPARAQLYHDVQALMLADAPAVWLAEPHHIVASSQDVQGFIWRPDQINRYYYVTKSA from the coding sequence ATGATCAGATCTCGTGTGTGGGTAGCAGCCCTTCTGGCGATGGCGCTAGTAGCGGCCGCCTGCGGAGGGGATGACCCCGAACCCGCGGCCGCCCCCACCACCGCAGCCGCCACAACTGCCACCACGGCCGCCATGGCGGAGGAGACGACCACAACGGCCGCCATGGTGGAAGAGACGACCACAACGGCCGCAGAGGTGACGACCACCACCCAGCTGACGGGAATCGAGCTGGCCGGCGGCGAGGGCAGTTGCGCCCCCGAGCCCGAGGCAGCTCCGCCCAGAGGTGTCGCTCCGGTTGACGGCATGACCATCGTCCGGGCCATCAGCGGTGATGTCTCCACCATCGACCCGCGGCGTAACTTCGAGGCTCGCGCCTCTGAGATGGTCGCCAACATGTACGACCAGCTCACCACCTTCCATCTGGTGCCGAACGCCGACGGCGTGCTGGTGGCCGACTCCACCCGACCCCAGGGTCTGCTGGCAGAGAGTTGGGACTTCAACGAGGACTGCACCTCGGTGATCTTCACCCTTCGCCAGGGTGTGAAGTTCCACCACACGGGTAACGAGATGACCGCCGAGGACGTCCGGTGGAGCTTCCTGCGGGCGGCCTACCTGGACGGGGGCGGCTGGTTCGACCATGCGGTGATCGGCCTCTACGACTTCGGTTCGGAGTCCGACATCGAGACCGCCATCACGGTCATCGACGACTACCACATCCGTTTCGACTTCAACAAGCCCACCCCGTTCCCGTTGCACGTGCTGTCCAACGCCGGAGTCACCGTCTACGACTCCGAGGTGTTGATGGCCCACGCGACCGACGACGACCCGTGGGCACACGAGTACCTGAAGACCAACGACGTCGGGACCGGCCCCTTCTACCTGGAGAAGCTGGAACCGGGCGTCGAGATCGTGCTCAAGCGCAATGACGACTACTACCTCGGCCCGGCCCAGGCGGAGCGGATCATCCTGCGGGTGATCCCCGACGCAGCCCAGCAGGCAGCCCTGCTGACCGCCGGTGAGATCGACTTCGCCGAGGCAGTGCCGGTCACCGCCATCCCCGACCTCCGCGACCAGGGCGTGAAGGTCACCACGGTCGGCGGTAACAACCAGGCCGTCATGTACATGAACCCCACCAAGGAGCCGTTCGACGACGTGAACTTCCGGCAGGCGATCTCCTACGCCTACCCGTACGATGACGTGCTGGAAGGCGTCTACTTCGGTGCGGCGAGCCGGGGTGGTGGGCCGATCCCCTCGACCACTCCCTCGTACAACCCGGACGCTCCGTTCTACAGCCAGGATCTGGACAAGGCCCGCGAGCTGCTGGCCGCCTCGTCATACGACGGCCGGACTCTGGACCTCTACATAGACGGAACGCTGGCATTCGCGCCCGAGCTGGCGATCGTGGTCCAGGCCTCTCTGGCCCAGATCGGGGTGGACGTGAACATCGTGAGGCTCGACTCCGGTCAGTTCCGCGACAACGTGTTCGCCCAGGACGGCGACGTACGGATCAACCCGATGGAGTTCTTCCTGTTCTACTTCGGGTCCGGTTCGTGGGTGAACGAGCCCCAGTACCACATGGAGCTGTTCTGGGAGCCCAACGCCTTCGCCATGCGGAGCAACTACGAGAACCCGGAGGTCACGGAGAAGCTGATCGCCGCCAAGTTCCTGAGCCCGGCCGATCCGGCGAGGGCCCAGCTCTACCACGACGTGCAGGCGCTGATGCTGGCCGACGCCCCCGCGGTGTGGCTGGCCGAGCCGCATCACATCGTGGCGTCCAGCCAGGACGTCCAGGGATTCATCTGGAGACCCGATCAGATCAACCGTTACTACTACGTGACCAAGTCGGCCTGA
- a CDS encoding ABC transporter permease, producing the protein MLSYVIRRLAALIPILIGVTLLAFIVSHALPGDPARQYAGINASEAQVEAIRARLGLDRSLPQQYCVYMIGDTCLGGSGKGGLIRGDLGDSIRTGFSVAEDVGARLPATLEMVAAGMLFALLVALPLGVWAAVRKGKLLDKFCRFISTLGVAVPDFWLAMILLLVFFIVLQWLPGPVGRLPIGAELPDGPTGLYLVDSLVAGDWETFRTALKHLLLPMVAIGFPAVAPILRLTRNATLSVLNSDYIAFGRAAGLRGAPLYLKYVLRNALPGAVTMTGLIAGYMIGGAVLVERVFSWPGVGLYGYNSLVNTDYPAIQAYVLLSAVTYTVAFLIVDLVQSVIDPRVRLK; encoded by the coding sequence ATGCTCTCTTACGTGATCCGGAGGCTGGCAGCCCTCATCCCGATCCTGATCGGGGTCACCCTGCTCGCCTTCATCGTCTCCCATGCCCTGCCCGGGGACCCGGCCCGCCAGTACGCCGGCATCAACGCTTCCGAGGCCCAGGTGGAGGCCATCCGGGCACGTCTGGGACTGGACCGCTCCCTACCCCAGCAGTACTGCGTCTACATGATCGGCGACACCTGCCTGGGGGGATCCGGGAAGGGCGGCTTGATACGTGGCGACCTCGGTGACTCGATCCGCACGGGGTTCTCTGTTGCCGAGGACGTGGGCGCCAGGCTGCCGGCGACCCTCGAGATGGTGGCCGCCGGAATGCTGTTCGCCCTGCTGGTGGCCCTGCCTCTAGGGGTTTGGGCGGCGGTGCGCAAGGGCAAGCTGCTGGACAAGTTCTGCCGTTTCATCTCGACCCTGGGGGTAGCGGTCCCCGACTTCTGGCTGGCCATGATCCTCCTGCTGGTCTTCTTCATAGTCCTCCAATGGCTACCGGGACCGGTGGGACGGTTGCCGATCGGCGCGGAGCTCCCCGACGGCCCCACCGGCCTGTACCTCGTCGACTCACTGGTGGCCGGCGACTGGGAGACGTTCCGGACGGCGCTCAAGCACCTGCTCCTGCCCATGGTGGCGATCGGGTTCCCGGCCGTCGCCCCCATCCTGCGGCTCACCCGCAACGCCACCCTGTCGGTACTCAACTCCGACTACATAGCCTTCGGCCGCGCCGCCGGCCTGCGGGGGGCGCCGCTCTACCTGAAGTACGTTCTCCGCAATGCGCTGCCGGGCGCGGTGACCATGACCGGACTGATCGCCGGGTACATGATCGGCGGGGCGGTGCTGGTGGAGAGGGTGTTTTCCTGGCCGGGAGTGGGCCTGTACGGCTACAACTCCCTGGTCAACACCGACTACCCGGCCATCCAGGCCTACGTCCTGCTGTCCGCCGTCACCTACACGGTCGCGTTCCTGATCGTCGACCTGGTCCAGTCGGTGATCGACCCGCGGGTGAGGCTGAAATGA
- a CDS encoding ABC transporter permease gives MTTRRYDARLIIGLTMFGFMVAVAVFAPLIARNDPLAIDLTNQFVPPSADHWFGTASLGFDVFARVVYAARHDLLIAVSAVALSIAIGHPIGLLVGYVGGWGDSVTMRFLDVIQAFPALVLAIGVLAALGQGVRNLILVIGIVGVPTFVRLVRAEVRSLREHAYVEAGRAVGNSRSKILVRYIAPGTVGTVVTQAAVSCGWAILLAAALGFIGLGVPLPEPEWGAMIAEGIPEMRRGGSWWIPVFPGIAIAITVFSLSLIGESVADLVEPTRRKSR, from the coding sequence ATGACCACCCGCAGGTACGACGCGCGGCTCATAATCGGCCTGACCATGTTCGGGTTCATGGTGGCCGTGGCCGTCTTCGCGCCGCTCATCGCCCGCAACGATCCGCTCGCCATCGACCTGACCAACCAGTTCGTGCCGCCGTCGGCGGATCACTGGTTCGGAACCGCCAGCCTCGGTTTCGACGTCTTCGCCCGGGTCGTCTACGCCGCCCGCCACGACCTGCTGATCGCGGTCTCCGCTGTTGCCCTCTCCATCGCCATCGGCCACCCGATCGGGTTGCTGGTCGGTTACGTGGGCGGTTGGGGCGACTCGGTGACCATGCGCTTTCTGGACGTGATCCAGGCCTTCCCGGCCCTCGTGCTGGCGATCGGCGTGCTGGCCGCCCTGGGTCAGGGAGTCCGCAACCTGATCCTCGTGATCGGGATCGTGGGCGTGCCCACCTTCGTCCGCCTGGTGCGGGCCGAGGTCCGCTCGCTCCGGGAGCACGCCTATGTGGAGGCGGGCCGGGCGGTGGGCAACTCCCGGTCCAAGATCCTGGTGCGTTACATCGCCCCCGGGACGGTCGGCACGGTGGTCACCCAGGCGGCGGTCAGCTGCGGCTGGGCGATCCTGCTCGCCGCCGCCCTCGGCTTCATCGGCCTGGGCGTACCGCTTCCCGAGCCCGAGTGGGGGGCGATGATCGCGGAGGGCATACCCGAGATGAGGAGGGGAGGCAGCTGGTGGATCCCGGTCTTCCCCGGAATCGCCATCGCCATAACCGTGTTCTCCCTGAGCCTGATCGGTGAGTCGGTGGCCGACCTCGTGGAGCCCACCCGGAGGAAGTCACGATGA
- a CDS encoding ABC transporter ATP-binding protein, with the protein MSALLEVRGLEVGIGGLPILRGVDMEVRPGEILGVVGETGAGKSMTARSVLDLLPAAATVDFASCTFAGQDFIPPKARQEARGHRIGFVPQRPRGSLNPVFRVGNQLSATLRRLRDMGRREAKDEALGLLRSVRITDPERVYRSFPHELSGGMCQRVCIAIALAGEPDLIIADEPTTGLDVTIQAEILRLLGELITERNAAGMLITHDLGVVADVCDRVAVMYAGRVVNLGTTTEIYREALHPYANRLVSIATSLDSGGTPREIPGRVPNPGDELAACAFAPRCFRAGPGCFDVEPPRIDRDGQIAFCHHPVNAGEVPR; encoded by the coding sequence ATGAGCGCCCTCCTCGAAGTCCGGGGCCTCGAGGTGGGGATCGGCGGTCTGCCCATCCTCCGCGGCGTGGACATGGAGGTCAGGCCGGGGGAGATACTCGGCGTGGTGGGCGAGACCGGGGCCGGCAAGTCCATGACCGCCCGCTCCGTCCTCGACCTGCTCCCCGCCGCCGCCACGGTCGACTTCGCGTCCTGCACGTTCGCCGGGCAGGACTTCATCCCTCCGAAGGCCCGCCAGGAGGCCCGCGGCCACCGGATCGGCTTCGTGCCCCAGCGGCCCCGCGGCAGCCTCAACCCGGTGTTCCGGGTCGGCAACCAGCTGTCCGCCACGCTCCGCCGCCTCCGGGACATGGGCAGGCGGGAGGCGAAGGACGAGGCCCTCGGCCTGTTGCGCTCGGTGCGCATCACCGACCCCGAGCGGGTGTACCGGTCGTTCCCCCACGAGCTGTCAGGCGGGATGTGCCAGCGGGTCTGCATCGCCATCGCCCTGGCCGGCGAGCCCGATCTGATCATCGCCGACGAGCCCACCACCGGCCTCGACGTGACCATCCAGGCCGAGATACTCCGGCTGCTGGGCGAGCTGATCACCGAGCGCAACGCGGCCGGCATGCTGATCACCCACGATCTGGGGGTGGTGGCCGACGTGTGCGACCGGGTGGCGGTCATGTACGCGGGGCGGGTGGTGAACCTGGGCACCACCACCGAGATCTACCGCGAGGCCCTGCATCCCTACGCCAACCGGCTGGTGTCCATCGCCACCTCCCTCGACTCGGGCGGCACTCCCCGGGAGATCCCGGGGAGGGTCCCAAACCCTGGCGATGAGCTGGCCGCCTGCGCCTTCGCCCCCCGCTGCTTCCGGGCCGGGCCCGGCTGCTTCGACGTGGAGCCGCCCCGCATCGACCGGGACGGCCAGATCGCCTTCTGCCACCATCCCGTCAACGCCGGCGAGGTCCCGCGATGA
- a CDS encoding DUF1028 domain-containing protein codes for MARSADGAWWGSAVASRCLAVGRAVPAAKVNVGAIATQAKCNLTYRERGLALLSSGVSAEEVVRSLVQDDEHRQYRQLGVVDAMGRASSHTGEDCNGWAGHVVGENYAIQGNFLSGPGVVAAMERAWLATDESDELERRMLAALLAGDRAGGDRRGRQSSAILIVTEAGAYEEGASDEYTNLRVDDHHDPVIELIRLSDIRAVHLVQSDGPGAIPLEGDVLGEIAVLLDRIGYPSETSADDAVVAALEVWAIDEYLSGRFHGDSVDVELLNVLRNRAGAGSLI; via the coding sequence GTGGCTCGCAGCGCAGACGGTGCATGGTGGGGGTCTGCGGTGGCCTCGAGATGTCTAGCAGTCGGACGAGCCGTACCTGCCGCCAAAGTGAACGTGGGTGCGATCGCAACCCAGGCCAAATGCAATCTCACATACCGGGAACGCGGGCTCGCCCTACTTAGCTCCGGGGTCTCAGCAGAGGAAGTCGTGAGAAGTCTGGTGCAAGACGACGAACATCGACAGTACCGGCAGCTCGGGGTTGTGGACGCGATGGGGCGGGCCAGCAGCCATACCGGAGAGGACTGCAACGGTTGGGCCGGCCATGTGGTGGGTGAAAACTATGCCATCCAAGGGAACTTCCTTTCCGGCCCGGGTGTGGTCGCCGCGATGGAAAGGGCTTGGCTGGCAACTGACGAGTCGGACGAACTCGAGCGCCGGATGCTCGCGGCGCTGCTAGCCGGCGATCGCGCCGGTGGCGACAGGAGAGGGCGCCAGAGTTCTGCGATCCTGATCGTTACCGAAGCGGGCGCCTACGAAGAAGGCGCCAGCGACGAGTACACGAACCTCAGGGTCGATGACCACCACGATCCGGTGATCGAATTGATACGCCTCTCCGATATCCGAGCGGTTCACCTGGTTCAGAGTGATGGGCCGGGCGCGATTCCACTCGAGGGAGACGTGTTGGGTGAGATCGCGGTGCTGCTGGACCGGATCGGATATCCGTCGGAGACGTCTGCCGACGATGCGGTGGTTGCTGCCTTGGAAGTGTGGGCCATCGACGAGTACCTGTCCGGACGCTTTCACGGCGACTCGGTGGACGTAGAACTCCTGAACGTGCTTCGCAATCGCGCCGGAGCGGGCTCCCTCATCTGA